Proteins encoded within one genomic window of Aspergillus nidulans FGSC A4 chromosome VII:
- a CDS encoding uncharacterized protein (transcript_id=CADANIAT00009346), with translation MSTGSVGAYDVIVVGGGNAALVSALSAYQAGARVAVFEAAPETEHGGNSRFSSGIFRIPHGGLSEVQTLLDGSVLDDVAHCRMASYTPEQYRGDIERTSKGHCDRAQVSVMLQHAFKTLKWMKDELGVKWQLPLGKFFDREKIIRAQGVVDMPPWDTVMAVGEGNGLMKALWDAVRQRPGIDSFHESPVSGLIADGDTVRGVTVRRRDTTLHVYGQVILACGGFEASPRLRRQFLGEGWDLVALRGSRFNTGTMMEQAMAVGAAAIGNFGGCHATPHDLNAPKILNPNDADRMSRYSFPYSVMVNAEGRRFMDEGENVFSLTYAKTGAAIVKQPHATAFQVFDQKTLHLLEPRYSVASPVEADTLEELATKLGIDANVFTAIIKEYNQATPKDATERFHAFTCDGVSTGTALDIPKSNWALPIDKPPFVAYGVTCGITFTYGGLRVDNGARVLNEEGLVMPGLWAVGEIAGGFFAFNYPGGSGLTKGAVFGKLAGQNAAQRAKGIKLA, from the coding sequence ATGTCTACTGGTAGCGTAGGAGCCTACGACGTCATCGTTGTGGGCGGGGGCAACGCAGCATTGGTCTCCGCCCTCTCAGCCTACCAGGCGGGCGCCCGCGTCGCAGTATTCGAAGCAGCACCGGAGACCGAGCATGGCGGAAACAGCCGATTCTCATCGGGGATCTTCCGTATTCCGCATGGTGGACTATCCGAGGTGCAGACATTGCTCGATGGCAGTGTGCTCGATGATGTCGCGCACTGCCGCATGGCGTCGTACACGCCGGAGCAGTACCGCGGGGATATTGAGCGAACGAGCAAAGGACACTGCGATCGTGCGCAGGTGTCTGTCATGCTGCAGCATGCATTTAAAACACTCAAGTGGATGAAAGACGAGCTCGGTGTGAAATGGCAGCTGCCACTGGGAAAATTCTTTGACCGCGAAAAGATCATCCGCGCGCAGGGGGTCGTGGACATGCCGCCTTGGGATACGGTCATGGCGGTAGGGGAAGGGAATGGCCTCATGAAGGCCCTGTGGGATGCTGTACGGCAGAGGCCGGGTATCGATTCCTTTCATGAATCGCCAGTATCCGGGCTGATTGCCGACGGCGATACGGTCCGCGGCGTCACTGTTCGCCGGCGAGATACCACGCTGCATGTCTATGGACAGGTCATTCTCGCCTGCGGGGGCTTCGAGGCGTCGCCCAGATTGCGAAGGCAGTTCCTCGGCGAGGGCTGGGATCTTGTCGCGCTTCGCGGCAGTCGGTTCAACACggggacgatgatggagcaGGCTATGGCCGTCGGTGCCGCGGCCATTGGGAACTTTGGAGGATGCCATGCGACGCCTCACGATCTGAACGCGCCGAAAATCCTTAACCCTAACGACGCGGACAGAATGAGCCGGTACAGCTTCCCGTATTCCGTCATGGTGAACGCGGAGGGGCGAAGGTTTATGGACGAGGGGGAGAACGTCTTTAGTCTCACGTATGCGAAGACTGGCGCAGCTATTGTAAAGCAGCCACATGCCACTGCATTCCAGGTCTTTGACCAAAAGACgcttcatctgcttgagcCCCGATACTCTGTTGCATCGCCCGTGGAAGCTGATACTCTGGAGGAGCTTGCGACAAAGCTTGGGATTGACGCAAATGTGTTCACTGCAATAATCAAGGAATACAATCAGGCTACCCCCAAAGATGCAACTGAGCGCTTCCATGCGTTTACCTGTGACGGCGTGTCTACAGGAACGGCGCTGGATATCCCGAAGAGTAACTGGGCGTTGCCGATCGATAAGCCACCGTTCGTGGCATACGGCGTCACCTGCGGCATCACGTTCACGTATGGAGGACTAAGGGTCGATAACGGGGCTCGTGTTCTCAATGAGGAGGGCTTAGTTATGCCTGGGCTTTGGGCAGTTGGAGAGATAGCTGGAGGgttcttcgctttcaatTACCCCGGGGGTTCGGGCCTAACCAAGGGTGCAGTGTTTGGAAAGCTCGCCGGTCAAAATGCGGCACAAAGAGCAAAGGGTATCAAACTAGCCTAG
- a CDS encoding uncharacterized protein (transcript_id=CADANIAT00009347) has translation MPNSCDVGIGRSREIDKSMDINNLIVRISQLADSLGNDYTLTPHQEKHLRAACAKLSSRMKERTLELEFPDGPAVKIAVDMGLFDFVCGSEKDEFTAAEIAEHTGADPVLVERLMRPLILARLFSPTSNNTYKAHQSAHDLAPGAYVRDMLIFTQEVAGPILLKLPEFLEKQKYKNPGRPDASAFQYAHQTEDTFYRWLQQRPTLYSAFCGMMKCTGEFQARWPDLFPVRERFEPFRGCNAERPLRVVDVAGGTGYTLQRLLNKIPDLQAELTLQDLPEVLENGPVQADVRIRRMPHNFFEPQPVIGADVYVLTRVLHNWPDIECREILGHTVAAMNHDSILLIGDKVFPTGAAELTPTDIMADMSMMMLFGGMERTIAQLRELLSSVGLDIVRTWRSNGPVDDHEGLLEARLTDQPKL, from the exons ATGCCAAATTCTTGTGACGTAGGAATTGGCCGTTCCCGCGAGATAGACAAGTCTATGGACATCAACAATCTTATCGTCAGAATATCGCAACTGGCAGATAGCTTGGGCAATGACTATACGCTCACTCCGCACCAGGAAAAGCATCTTCGGGCTGCATGCGCAAAATTGTCCTCTCGAATGAAAGAAAGGACTCTGGAACTGGAG TTTCCTGACGGCCCTGCCGTCAAGATTGCTGTCGATATGGGATTATTTGACTTTGTTTGCGGCAGTGAGAAGGACGAGTTTACGGCCGCTGAGATAGCAGAGCACACTGGAGCTGACCCTGTTCTTGTGG AACGCCTAATGCGCCCTTTGATCCTGGCTCGTCTCTTCAGCCCTACCTCAAACAATACTTACAAGGCGCACCAAAGTGCCCACGACCTAGCGCCCGGTGCATATGTGAGGGACATGCTCATTTTCACTCA GGAAGTCGCCGGCCCTATTTTGCTCAAGCTTCCTGAATTTCTCGAGAAACAAAAATACAAAAACCCCGGCCGTCCGGATGCCTCCGCCTTCCAATACGCGCATCAGACAGAAGACACTTTCTACCGTTGGCTCCAGCAGCGTCCGACCCTCTATTCGGCATTCTGTGGGATGATGAAATGTACGGGAGAGTTTCAAGCAAGATGGCCGGACCTTTTCCCAGTCCGTGAGCGATTTGAACCCTTCCGAGGATGCAACGCCGAGCGCCCCTTGCGCGTGGTGGATGTTGCCGGTGGAACAGGATATACTCTGCAGCGCCTTCTAAATAAGATTCCTGATCTCCAAGCCGAGCTGACTCTTCAAGATCTACCTGAGGTATTGGAGAACGGACCCGTTCAGGCGGATGTACGTATTCGCAGGATGCCGCACAACTTCTTCGAGCCCCAGCCGGTGATTGGGGCCGATGTATACGTCTTAACAAGAGTGCTCCATAACTGGCCCGACATTGAATGTCGAGAGATTCTCGGACACACTGTGGCTGCGATGAATCATGATTCGATTCTGCTTATCGGGGACAAGGTGTTCCCCACTGGTGCGGCGGAGCTAACGCCTACGGACATAATGGCGGACATGAGCATGATGATGCTTTTCGGAGGCATGGAACGCACCATAGCCCAGTTGCGAGAGTTGTTGTCGTCGGTTGGACTGGATATTGTGAGGACTTGGCGGTCAAATGGGCCTGTGGATGACCACGAGGGGTTACTGGAGGCCAGGCTCACAGATCAGCCGAAGCTATGA
- a CDS encoding protein CYP566C1 (transcript_id=CADANIAT00009348), with translation MTLIESSPAQFTLVACSLGVAFLVLIVVYSYFFHPLARVPGPWTGAVFPFWSISTLYRRRLNPDLAELHKIYGPVVRVGPNQLSFATIEAQKMIYNAKPTNNGSDEHFGRDGTLQDVLLSMILGAPNIGSLSNRAEHKKMRKRLLPGFTSNTIFEQEPLLRLHVDQLLHRLAQDAGLINLTSHFSRFLWDLIGDFSFGEPLVPEKHELRTDKLKSMVEIYQGCFPLLEAINHVVPEINAVIRLAFRLVPPATLRAVLPTATLRGCVDRQDGRSDFLTHIMGDKSRDPTELELSYDEVHSNATVLMIAGYKTTETSLSALFYRILSTPGVLKNLQSELFSNFQSIDGITGRKLLSLPYLNGCIYESLRLAPPVAGKFASRRSPGAVIQGFYVPPGTEVFTETYTMQRSPLYWYAPDEYHPERWLKQSEGSPYAQDVHEAFKPFSSGPRACLGREMALQTLRLTTALLAYRFDMEMVNEDQFVWEQDTESRMVYSQYQIKAVVQEHLT, from the exons ATGACTTTGATTGAAAGTAGCCCTGCACAATTCACCCTTGTGGCGTGTTCACTA GGCGTGGCATTTTTGGTGCTAATTGTGGTCTATAGCTACTTTTTCCACCCACTGGCTCGAGTTCCAGGACCTTGGACTGGAGCGGTTTTCCCG TTCTGGTCGATAAGCACCTTGTACCGCCGGAGATTGAACCCAGATCTTGCAGAACTACATAAAATCTACG GCCCTGTTGTCCGAGTTGGCCCCAACCAACTGTCATTCGCAACTATCGAAGCTCAAAAGATGATCTACAATGCCAAACCAACCAATAATGGCTCCGATGAGCATTTTGGACGAGACGGGACCCTACAGGATGTGCTACTCTCAATGATACTAGGAGCACCTAATATAGGTTCTCTATCGAACCGAGCTGAGCAtaagaagatgagaaagcGTTTACTGCCTGGATTTACATCAAACACGATCTTCGAACAGGAGCCCCTGCTGCGCCTGCACGTAGACCAACTCCTGCATAGACTTGCGCAAGATGCAGGTTTGATCAATTTGACTAGCCATTTTTCGAGATTCCTATGGGACCTTATTGGTGACTTCTCATTTGGAGAGCCTCTTGTTCCAGAGAAGCACG AGCTTCGCACAGACAAGTTGAAGTCAATGGTTGAAATATACCAAGGATGCTTTCCCCTACTCGAAGCTATCAATCATGTCGTTCCAGAAATCAATGCCGTGATCAGGCTGGCTTTTCGGCTAGTACCCCCAGCTACTCTGCGTGCGGTCTTGCCCACTGCCACACTGAGAGG TTGCGTTGACCGACAGGACGGCCGATCAGACTTTCTCACGCATATTATGGGCGACAAAAGCCGCGACCCGACAGAACTAGAGTTAAGTTATGATGAGGTGCATAGTAACGCCACCGTTCTCAT GATCGCCGGCTACAAGACGACTGAGACATCCCTTTCAGCCCTGTTCTACCGAATTTTGTCAACCCCAGGAGTACTCAAGAATCTTCAGAGTGAGCTTTTTAGCAACTTCCAGAGCATCGATGGAATCACGGGGAGAAAACTGCTGTCACTGCCATATTTGAATGGGTGTATCTACGAATCGCTCCGTTTGGCACCCCCGGTTGCGGGAAAGTTCGCGTCTCGTCGATCCCCGGGGGCGGTAATTCAAGGCTTCTACGTCCCTCCTGGGACGGAAGTATTTACAGAGACGTACACCATGCAGCGGAGCCCGCTTTACTGGTACGCCCCGGACGAGTACCATCCGGAACGCTGGCTTAAACAGAGTGAGGGTAGTCCCTATGCTCAAGATGTGCACGAGGCATTCAAGCCATTTAGCTCAGGTCCCCGAGCATGCCTTGGAAGAGAAATGGCCCTTCAGACCCTTCGACTGACCACAGCGTTGCTGGCATACCGCTTCGATATGGAGATGGTGAACGAAGATCAATTTGTATGGGAGCAGGATACCGAGTCCAGAATGGTGTACTCTCAGTATCAGATAAAAGCCGTTGTGCAGGAACATCTCACTTAG
- a CDS encoding uncharacterized protein (transcript_id=CADANIAT00009349): MSMENIWRYSQPIDPETVRQTPSFTTLPVRVNTRQDVANAATTRALREWDAALQDGMAARALVSFSDLGNLGAFAYPEAEPEKLHILTYLTDMGMLHDDGYEAMDMDTARTEHRELGLLFDPNKPHQPSFNTRAPRIKKLVSQILLEATAIDRALAMYMFDMYNKGWLAVAGEAKEWHFNSVEEYQAYRRNDFGATALWAMTEFAVGIRLSDADRKLIKTVMEPIEKAVIWTNDYWSFDREYYEASVNGSRLVNLVEVIRRCENLSIDDAKARARELLIDTEQTYIRNKEELYANNPSMSLELKRWVEVVGAIVGGTHYWASSAPRHRTWAHEERNMTKSADELMLEIPEEHASSEESTTPDCFSVSSSSSQQTRETDPSDYESSSNQPLDVPKADNGPGSKQFSQPQRGGIEQNCEKQMESPQLFRGLLITFVGCLPKGFDCSPKRRGQPATHVLFGHSQAINSANYMFIQAVRATRSFHNPEAMDILLEELENLYLGQSWDLQWKYNLTCPSIDDYTNMIDNKTGGMFRLLLRLLQNEAGPGGGYGCDQAPGLSLLLDRLTTQFGRFFQIRDDYMNLRNSSYAQQKGCCEDLDEGKFSYPIVYCAAKYPDFKSPMTENISIKYAQPGLFSTIPDFWQMYGKRV; this comes from the exons ATGAGCATGGAGAATATTTGGCGATATTCTCAGCCAATAGATCCGGAGACCGTCCGGCAGACGCCATCCTTCACAACATTGCCTGTCCGCGTCAATACGCGACAAGATGTTGCGAACGCGGCAACCACCCGAGCTCTCCGTGAGTGGGATGCAGCTCTTCAGGATGGCATGGCCGCCAGAGCATTAGTCTCCTTTAGCGACCTGGGAAACCTGGGCGCTTTTGCTTACCCCGAAGCGGAACCGGAAAAATTGCATATTTTGACTTACTTGACTGACATGGGAATGCTTCATGATG ATGGCTATGAAGCTATGGACATGGATACAGCAAGGACGGAACATCGTGAGCTCGGACTTCTATTCGATCCAAACAAGCCACATCAGCCAAGCTTTAACACTCGAGCTCCGCGTATTAAGAAGCTTGTCTCGCAAATCCTACTAGAGGCCACTGCTATTGACCGTGCGTTGGCAATGTACATGTTTGACATGTATAATAAAGGGTGgctggctgttgctggagaagccaAGGAGTGGCATTTCAATTCAGTAGAAGAGTATCAAGCATACAGGAGAAACGATTTTGGAGCTAC GGCTTTGTGGGCAATGACCGAGTTCGCTGTCGGAATACGGCTGTCAGACGCCGACAGGAAACTAATCAAAACCGTTATGGAGCCCATAGAAAAGGCCGTTATTTGGACTAACGACTACTGGAGCTTCGACCGAGAGTATTATGAGGCTTCAGTCAATGGAAGTCGGCTTGTTAATCTGGTGGAGGTCATTCGTCGTTGTGAAAATCTGTCCATTGATGATGCAAAAGCACGGGCTCGTGAGTTACTCATCGACACAGAGCAAACATACATCCGCAACAAGGAGGAGCTTTATGCCAACAACCCATCAATGTCCCTTGAGCTGAAGAGATGGGTGGAAGTGGTAGGCGCTATTGTTGGCGGTACGCATTATTGGGCAAGCAGCGCCCCCCGGCATCGAACGTGGGCTCACGAAGAGAGAAATATGACCAAGTCTGCTGATGAGCTTATGCTTGAGATTCCAGAAGAGCATGCTTCGAGCGAGGAGTCCACCACACCTGATTGCTTCAGCGTtagtagcagcagctctcaACAGACAAGGGAAACCGATCCATCGGATTACGAAAGTTCGAGCAACCAGCCACTAGACGTTCCGAAAGCCGACAATGGTCCAGGGTCAAAGCAATTTAGTCAACCACAGCGCGGTGGAATTGAGCAGAATTGCGAAAAACAAATGGAATCACCCCAG CTCTTCAGGGGCCTATTGATTACATTTGTGGGATGCCTTCCAAAGGGGTTCG ATTGCTCCCCCAAACGACGAGGTCAACCAGCAACACATGTCCTGTTCGGCCACTCGCAAGCAATCAATAGCGCTAACTACATGTTTATTCAAGCAGTGCGAGCGACACGCAGCTTTCACAATCCAGAAGCCATGGATATACTCCTTGAAGAGTTGGAAAATCTCTATCTTGGCCAAAGCTGGGACCTGCAGTGGAAATATAATCTCACTTGTCCATCTATCGACGACTACACGAATATGATAGACAACAAAACGGGTGGAATGTTTAGACTTTTGCTAAGGCTACTTCAGAATGAAGCTGGCCCTGGAGGAGGTTATGGATGCGACCAGGCACCGGGACTCTCCCTCCTCTTGGACCGGCTAACAACCCAATTCGGCCGTTTCTTCCAAATCCGCGACGACTACATGAATCTCCGTAACAGTTCATACGCGCAGCAAAAAGGGTGCTGTGAGGACCTAGACGAGGGAAAATTCTCTTATCCAATTGTTTACTGCGCGGCGAAATATCCGGACTTCAAG TCGCCCATGACTGAGAACATCAGTATCAAGTACG CTCAACCTGGCCTTTTCTCAACCATTCCGGACTTCTGGCAAATGTATGGTAAACGCGTATGA
- a CDS encoding protein bglK (transcript_id=CADANIAT00009350) gives MGEISPRGGDFDIDYILENASSLEKISLLAGHDFWHTAPLPRFNVPSVRVSDGPNGVRGTKFFDGVRAACLPCGTGLAATWDQSLLFDAGVLIGQECLAKGAHCWLGPTVCIQRSPLGGRGFESFAEDPYATGKLAAAYIRGAQSTGVISTIKHFAANDQEHERISVNAVMSERALREVHLLPFQIAIADAAPGAVMTCYNKINGQHVSESKEMLDGLLRKEWGWKGLIMSDWFGTYSTAEALNAGLDLEMPGPTRLRGPLLELAISSRKVSRSTLDERARTVLEFVKRANKAEVSTVESTRDFPEDRRLNRKLAADSIVLLKNESGLLPLNLKALKSAALIGPNMKTAAFCGGGSASLQPYYSISPYQGIMNQLPPGVEIIYETGASSYVFIPELEASEVRTPEGQPGLRMRFYREPPSVKERRVVEETILQESSWQLMGFSNPQLDRLFYADIEAELIAPATGPFEFGLAVYGSGSLFIDDQLIIDNTTVQRGGNFFFGKGTREEKATVDLVKGQLYKIRVEFASGPSSKLMKPGVVNFGGGAGRLGMVQAIDPELAIARAVEAAKRADVTILGVGLTRDHESEGFDRSHMDLPPAVASLVTAVLDVAPDAILMTQSGTPFNMLPWADNVKTHLHAWFGGNELGNGIADVLFGVVNPSGKLPLSFPRRIEDTPTYLNFGSERGQVTYGEGIYVGYRYYEKVLRDVLYPFGHGLSYTSFAYSDFAVDTASATLNVRNSGDVAGAEVVQLYIAADATTSSIARPVKELKGFAKVTLQPGETCSVSIPFDRFTTAFWDQEAHVWTCEKGQYRVMVGSSSQNILLEGVLEIKETTTWSGL, from the exons ATGGGAGAGATATCTCCTCGTGGTGGGGATTTCGATATTGATTACATTCTCGAGAATGCCTcgtctctggagaagattTCCCTCCTTGCGG GCCATGACTTTTGGCATACAGCTCCCCTACCGCGCTTCAACGTTCCCTCGGTCAGAGTGAGCGATGGTCCCAACGGCGTTCGAGGCACCAAGTTCTTCGACGGCGTCCGCGCCGCCTGTCTTCCTTGTGGCACCGGCCTGGCCGCCACATGGGAccagtctttgcttttcgATGCCGGTGTTCTCATCGGCCAAGAGTGCCTAGCCAAAGGTGCTCACTGCTGGCTAGGACCCACGGTGTGTATCCAACGGTCGCCCCTTGGGGGCAGAGGTTTCGAGTCTTTCGCGGAGGACCCATATGCCACCGGCAAACTTGCCGCCGCCTACATCCGAGGTGCCCAGTCCACCGGCGTGATATCCACTATCAAGCATTTCGCAGCAAACGACCAGGAGCATGAGAGAATTAGCGTCAATGCCGTCATGAGCGAGCGAGCGTTGCGCGAGGTTCATTTGTTGCCCTTTCAGATCGCTATCGCCGATGCAGCTCCGGGCGCAGTCATGACATGCTACAACAAGATCAACGGGCAACATGTTTCGGAGAGCAAGGAGATGTTGGATGGTCTCTTGCGCAAGGAATGGGGCTGGAAGGGCCTCATCATGAGTGACTG GTTTGGAACGTACTCGACCGCCGAGGCTCTGAATGCCGGCCTTGACCTGGAGATGCCTGGCCCCACAAGGCTTCGAGGACCGTTACTGGAGCTTGCGATTTCGAGTCGCAAAGTCTCCCGCTCAACGCTTGACGAGCGCGCCAGGACCGTGCTCGAATTCGTGAAGCGAGCCAACAAGGCCGAGGTTTCGACAGTCGAGAGCACACGAGACTTTCCCGAGGATCGTAGGTTGAACCGCAAACTTGCTGCCGATAGCATTGTCCTGCTTAAGAACGAGTCGGGGCTTTTGCCACTAAACCTGAAGGCGTTGAAGAGTGCCGCCTTGATCGGGCCAAACATGAAGACCGCGGCGTTCTGCGGGGGAGGTTCTGCGTCCCTCCAGCCATACTACAGCATCTCGCCGTACCAGGGAATCATGAACCAGCTCCCTCCGGGCGTCGAGATTATCTACGAGACAGGCGCTAGTTCGTATGTTTTTATcccggagctggaggcgtcAGAAGTGCGCACGCCGGAAGGCCAGCCTGGGCTTCGAATGCGCTTCTACCGAGAACCACCCTCCGTCAAAGAACGGCGCGTGGTTGAGGAAACCATCCTACAGGAGTCTTCGTGGCAGCTGATGGGCTTCTCCAACCCACAATTGGACCGGCTCTTCTACGCAGACATTGAAGCCGAGTTGATTGCTCCTGCCACTGGTCCTTTCGAATTCGGCCTTGCTGTCTATGGTTCTGGCAGCCTCTTTATCGACGACCAGCTTATAATCGATAACACTACTGTGCAACGAGGGGGcaatttcttcttcggcaaaGGCACCCGGGAGGAAAAGGCCACCGTGGATCTTGTTAAGGGTCAGTTGTACAAGATTAGGGTGGAATTCGCTAGTGGCCCATCGTCCAAGCTCATGAAACCGGGGGTTGTGAATTTCGGTGGCGGCGCTGGTCGCCTGGGAATGGTTCAGGCCATCGATCCGGAGCTGGCTATCGCCCGGGCCGTCGAGGCCGCGAAGCGTGCAGACGTCACGATACTGGGGGTTGGACTGACGCGAGACCACGAATCCGAGGGATTCGATCGGTCTCACATGGATCTGCCTCCTGCCGTTGCCTCCTTGGTCACAGCTGTCCTTGACGTGGCGCCTGACGCCATTCTCATGACCCAAAGCGGCACGCCTTTCAACATGCTTCCTTGGGCAGATAATGTGAAGACCCATCTACATGCATGGTTTGGCGGCAATGAGCTAGGCAATGGCATTGCGGATGTGTTGTTCGGGGTCGTCAATCCCAGTGGAAAacttcctctttctttcccGCGGCGAATCGAAGACACCCCGACATATCTCAATTTTGGAAGCGAGAGAGGGCAAGTAACATATGGCGAGGGCATTTACGTTGGTTACCGATACTACGAAAAAGTCCTCCGAGATGTGCTCTATCCCTTTGG GCACGGTCTGTCGTACACTTCCTTTGCTTATTCCGATTTCGCTGTCGACACCGCGTCCGCTACACTTAATGTTCGTAACTCGGGAGACGTGGCTGGAGCAGAAGTCGTCCAGCTGTATATCGCTGCCGATGCAACAACGTCGTCCATCGCACGTCCAGTCAAGGAGCTCAAAGGATTTGCAAAGGTGACTTTGCAGCCAGGTGAGACGTGCAGTGTGAGCATACCATTTGATCGGTTCACTACTGCATTTTGGGATCAGGAAGCACACGTGTGGACGTGCGAAAAAGGGCAGTATAGAGTCATGGTTGGGTCGAGCAGCCAAAACATTCTGCTGGAAGGCGTGTTGGAGATAAAGGAGACGACGACCTGGTCAGGCCTGTGA
- a CDS encoding MFS transporter (transcript_id=CADANIAT00009351), whose amino-acid sequence MEGKASNSESTTPGQSISQLPQQGISLTPTLAEVPKAECSEKGTATEGPLTTDDDDSEMVKWDGESDPELPVNWQPSKKWQNVVMVSALTFVTPFASSMFAPAINQVMAEMGTSNRDIGSFAVSIYLLGYAFGPLVLGPCSELYGRLIVYHTGALLFILCNVACALSVSMPMLIIFRFLTGLIGAAPLTIGPGTVADCFRQEERGRAMAVWTMPVLLGPCLGPAVGAYVSRSLGWRWNFWLLIIVRETHPPTLLKRKAARLRKSTGNPNIRPVNHTTVSRSQLITTSIVRPIRMLFLSPVVFGLSLLTAVAYGTLYLLFTTVTDVFASRYGIATNVGLIYLGCGCGQFAGLLILGLVSDAIVKRAAQGGEMKPEYRLPPTIFGGSMIPIGLLIYGWTAEYRVFWFVPVMGTFFIGLGMITVFTPVGTYLIDAFPMYAASATAANTVFRSVGGALLPLAGPRMYSTLGQGWGNTLLAGISLLMMGMIFLSLQYGERLRTHPKYQIKL is encoded by the exons ATGGAAGGAAAGGCCTCGAATAGCGAGTCGACGACTCCAGGACAGTCTATCAGCCAGCTCCCGCAGCAGGGCATTTCTTTAACTCCCACACTGGCAGAAGTACCCAAGGCCGAGTGCAGCGAGAAGGGAACAGCGACGGAGGGACCCTTGACgacggacgatgatgactcgGAGATGGTCAAATGGGACGGCGAGAGTGATCCTGAGCTGCCGGTCAATTGGCAACCCTCCAAAAAATGGCAGAATGTTGTCATGGTCTCGGCCTTGACTTTCGTGAC TCCGTTTGCGTCGTCTATGTTTGCCCCGGCGATCAACCAAGTCATGGCCGAGATGGGCACCTCGAACCGCGACATCGGCTCGTTTGCCGTATCGATCTATCTGCTTGGTTACGCATTTGGACCTCTCGTGCTGGGACCCTGCAGTGAACTATACGGGCGTCTGATTGTCTATCATACTGGTGCCCTGCTATTTATTCTCTGCAATGTCGCTTGCGCGCTGTCCGTTAGCATGCCAATgctcatcatcttccgtTTCTTAACCGGTCTTATAGGCGCTGCTCCGTTGACAATAGGTCCTGGTACCGTTGCAGATTGCTTCCGCCAAGAGGAGCGCGGGCGTGCCATGGCAGTCTGGACAATGCCTGTGCTGCTGGGGCCTTGCCTGGGACCAGCGGTTGGAGCCTACGTGTCCCGTTCGCTGGGTTGGCGGTGGAACTTCTGGCTTTTGATCATCGTG CGGGAGACCCATCCTCCGACGCTCCTGAAGCGCAAAGCCGCTCGGCTGAGAAAATCGACGGGCAACCCCAACATACGCCCTGTCAACCATACCACGGTATCCCGGAGCCAACTGATCACAACGAGCATTGTCCGGCCCATCAGGATGCTTTTCCTCTCGCCGGTGGTTTTCGGACTCTCATTGCTGACCGCTGTCGCGTATGGAACGCTCTACCTCTTATTCACGACAGTAACCGACGTCTTTGCATCGCGCTATGGCATCGCCACCAATGTGGGCCTGATATAtcttggctgtggctgtggtcAATTTGCCGGCCTCTTGATCTTAGGGCTTGTTTCCGATGCAATCGTTAAGCGAGCAGCCCAAGGCGGAGAAATGAAGCCCGAATACCGTCTGCCCCCCACGATCTTTGGGGGATCTATGATTCCTATCGGCTTACTCATATATGGCTGGACCGCTGAGTATAGGGTCTTCTGGTTCGTGCCTGTTATGGGCACATTTTTCATCGGGCTTGGCATGATCACGGTTTTCACCCCCGTTGGGACGTACCTGATCGACGCATTTCCCATGTACGCTGCCAGCGCCACCGCTGCCAATACGGTCTTCCGCAGTGTGGGGGGTGCGCTTCTTCCACTGGCGGGTCCCCGAATGTATAGTACTCTTGGCCAAGGCTGGGGGAATACGCTTCTGGCTGGTATATCCTTGCTTATGATGGGCATGATTTTCCTGTCCCTGCAGTATGGAGAACGGCTGAGGACACATCCCAAGTACCAAATTAAGCTATGA